The following coding sequences are from one Sesamum indicum cultivar Zhongzhi No. 13 linkage group LG11, S_indicum_v1.0, whole genome shotgun sequence window:
- the LOC105173352 gene encoding probable LRR receptor-like serine/threonine-protein kinase At5g10290, producing MAVLSLPTFFFFTLLLPFLPFTLSQSSKTNISLSLLMAIKSSLDPENRLLSSWSVNATDPCSGSFEGIACNEYGQVVNISLQGKGLSGQIPPEIGQLKSLSGLYLHFNKLHGLVPKELANLTELSDLYLNVNNLSGDIPPEIGDMSNLQVMQLCYNKLTGNIPTQFGSLKKLNVLALQSNQLTGAIPASLGGLMMLTRLDLSYNHLFGSIPLKLAGLPMLKVLDIRNNTLSGNVPLALKRLDEGFQYENNTGLCGIGFPPLQICSASGKNSNKPEPFGPGTSHLPSKDIPESANVEQNGVNKSRKPQPAVVVGILGLIVAFAVVGLFTFSWYRRQKQKIGSTFDSSDSRLSTDQSREVCRRSASPLISLEYSNGWDPLAKRQDVNSFSQEVLESHMFNLDEVESATQYFSDMNLLGKGSFLATYKGVLRDGSFVAVKCILKISCKSDESEFLKGLKLLTSLKHENLLRLRGFCCSKGRGECFLIYDFVPNGNLLQYLDLKEGKRNVLDWPIRKSIIRGIAKGIEYLHGSQKNKPTLVHRNISAEKVLIDQHYNPLLSDSGLHKLLADDIVFSTLKGSAAMGYLAPEYTTTGRFTEKSDVYAFGMIIFQILSGKSRITQLNCHGAEISRFEDFIDANLAGKFNESEAARLGEVALLCTHESPNHRPNIGTVMQELNDIMSNS from the exons ATGGCTGTCCTCTCACTTCCcacattcttcttcttcacacTGCTCCTCCCATTTCTGCCATTCACACTCTCTCAATCATCAAAAACCAACATTTCTTTGTCTCTTCTCATGGCAATCAAGTCCTCATTAGACCCTGAAAACCGCCTTCTTTCTTCATGGTCAGTCAATGCTACTGACCCATGCAGTGGCTCCTTTGAAGGGATTGCCTGCAATGAGTATGGCCAAGTGGTCAACATTTCATTGCAAGGCAAAGGGCTATCTGGTCAAATACCACCTGAGATTGGTCAGCTCAAGAGTTTGTCTGGGTTGTACTTGCACTTCAATAAGCTTCATGGGCTTGTACCTAAAGAGCTTGCTAACTTGACTGAGCTCTCTGATTTGTACCTCAATGTCAATAACCTCTCTGGTGATATACCCCCTGAGATTGGTGATATGTCTAATCTGCAAG TCATGCAACTATGTTACAACAAGTTAACTGGAAACATTCCCACTCAGTTTGGCTCTCTAAAGAAGCTAAATGTTCTTGCTCTCCAGTCCAACCAGTTGACTGGTGCAATTCCTGCAAGTCTGGGGGGATTAATGATGTTAACAAGGCTGGATTTGAGTTATAATCACCTTTTTGGTTCAATCCCACTTAAATTGGCTGGGTTACCAATGCTCAAAGTTCTCGACATCCGAAATAATACTCTCTCTGGCAATGTCCCTCTAG CCTTGAAGAGACTGGATGAAGGTTTCCAGTATGAGAACAACACAGGATTATGCGGGATCGGTTTTCCTCCTCTGCAAATTTGCTCTGCTTCTGGTAAAAATTCCAATAAACCAGAGCCATTTGGACCAGGCACTAGTCATCTGCCTTCTAAAGATATTCCTGAGTCGGCGAATGTCGAACAAAATGGAGTGAACAAGTCCAGAAAACCTCAACCTGCTGTTGTGGTTGGGATTCTTGGACTTATTGTTGCTTTTGCAGTTGTGGGACTTTTTACGTTTTCATGGTATCGCCGGCAGAAGCAAAAAATCGGAAGTACATTTGATTCTAGTGATAGTCGACTGAGTACCGACCAGTCTAGAGAGGTTTGCAGGAGAAGTGCATCTCCTCTTATCAGTCTGGAGTATTCCAACGGCTGGGATCCTCTGGCAAAGCGCCAAGACGTCAACAGTTTCTCGCAGGAGGTTCTTGAGAGCCACATGTTCAATTTGGATGAAGTGGAATCTGCAACCCAATACTTCTCTGACATGAACTTACTGGGAAAGGGTAGTTTCTTGGCTACCTACAAGGGGGTATTAAGAGACGGATCCTTCGTTGCAGTTAAGTGCATTTTGAAGATTAGCTGTAAGTCTGACGAATCTGAATTCCTTAAGGGCTTGAAACTTTTGACCTCGTTGAAACATGAGAACCTTCTAAGGTTGAGAGGTTTCTGTTGTTCCAAGGGTAGAGGAGAGTGCTTTCTCATCTATGACTTTGTTCCAAATGGGAATTTGTTACAATACCTTGATCTTAAGGAAGGCAAAAGGAATGTTCTTGATTGGCCTATCAGAAAATCTATCATCAGAGGAATTGCCAAAG GAATTGAATATCTGCATGGAAGCCAGAAAAACAAGCCTACATTAGTCCACCGGAACATATCAGCTGAAAAAGTACTTATCGACCAACACTACAACCCACTGCTCTCAGATTCCGGCCTACACAAACTATTAGCAGACGACATCGTCTTCTCAACACTCAAGGGTAGTGCTGCAATGGGTTACCTTGCTCCTGAGTACACAACCACCGGCCGCTTCACTGAAAAGAGCGACGTTTATGCCTTTGGAATGATCATATTCCAAATCTTATCGGGCAAAAGTAGAATCACTCAGTTAAATTGTCATGGGGCCGAAATATCCAGATTCGAAGACTTCATAGATGCAAATCTTGCAGGGAAGTTCAACGAATCTGAGGCAGCTAGGCTAGGAGAAGTTGCTCTTCTTTGCACTCACGAGTCTCCCAACCACAGGCCCAACATCGGGACTGTGATGCAAGAACTGAATGACATTATGTCCAACTCTTGA